The Mytilus edulis chromosome 4, xbMytEdul2.2, whole genome shotgun sequence nucleotide sequence ATTTCAATTATTCAATAAAGTATTTAACCcagtaaaattaaagaaataaaaaattcaattaatttgtaataaaagTAAATGCACGTACTAAAACCCTATAATTTTCTAATTCATTTGAACACTATTAAAATTCTTTCTATCATACAAGGAGTATATTTGAATAAACTATAAACACATCTTTTAATCCTCCTGTCAAAACTTTACATGAATGAACTTCCTGAAAGATATAGAATGACTTAGATatcttttaacatattttatcaaCAGAGTCTCCTTGTTCTATTGTATATCATATGTAACTGTATAATTTATATTCTACATTAGTATCATTAAGTAATATCCTTTCCATTGAATTAGTCTTATTTTTAGGCTTATCTAAATTATTATGACATTGGCATATGCTTTTTTATACTATATTGAGTTTAGTCAGTTTTTAAAATCATgagaatttgaatattttttatttcatctatcctttttttttttataaagtataatGAAAATCAGTCCTGTTCATCACCAATATAAAAGAGCTACATGACCCTGCTTGAAACACCAGTAGTGAAGTTATTCCAAGGCCCATCATCTAAACAAGGACATTTcccataattaaaaaaaaaaatcttcgaaAATACCAGACTTGGACAGCAAATTTGCACAGGTTTAGGTCTTGAGTATTCATCATTAGTGATGCtgaattgaaaaaaagtatacaggaaaatatttttaaaaagaaaaacaaatcaacaGTTGTTACTTATTTGTAGggaaacaaaatcaaatattggtTTACTTTAAGTGTTAAATAGTGCTATAATTCTtcatttgacaaatatatatagcaaaattatgttcatattttaataaagaaaaattgtaacGATGCAACATTCATGACATAATATTTATACCATAAGAAAATCAACTGGCAGAAAATTCTAGAGCAATAAGTCAAATAAATAGTTTAATGAAAATATGAGCATCATTTTGGCATGTTGTCATAATTACCAAGATAGAAATCAAAACATCTAGATGGTAGCTACCTCTTTCTTCATATTATAGGAAACAATCCTCAGAGCCTATTGTTATAAGTATCAGATGACTTGAACAATTAAATTTATGAGCCAAAAAAAGACAATTGAAAAAATTTATCAGCTATAACGATTAATATTTTCTTCATACATAAGAAACAATGTCAGAGCCTAGTGTGGCTTGGTCAATTAAAGTTATGAGCCAAAATAAGACAATTGCAAAAAATTATCAGTTATGACTATTAATGTCAAACAATGATACAACAATGCATAAAGGAATTTCAATATGGATTACCTGTGAGAAATTCTAGATATTATATTTCACATTGTTgtaactttattttgaaataagataGGGACATTGTTCTATTTGATATTaaacatatcaaaattatagTGATGATAAAATGTTGGCTGGCAAAATGTTCTTGTGCTATTATAATAAAGTATAGTAAACTGAACTGTGTTATTGATAGTCATATAATATCAAAAAACAATCTGTACATGGAAACATCTGTTTTATCAAAGATACTTAAGTTTTGAATTCAGAAGTTCATGCacttaacaagaggctgtcacaacgacagcaaaccggatttattaatatttatttgtgtcctggcaatatcacaagaaccattactgatgaatggtgaaagtgaaaatcgtcaatatcaaatttgacctccattttgtcattagtatcaacatattaagatttgaaaagcttagattgaatggttcatgagtaaatgcaacaacgtgaatggaaatgccattttacaatctttcaagaaccataactcctgaacggtaaaagtcaaaatcgtcattattgaacttgacctctattttgccatcagtaacaacatattaaaatttgggaagctttggtagaacagttcatgcgtaaatgcacggacacaactggaaacttcatttttcaatctttcaagaaccataactcctaaacggtaaaagtcaaaaccgtcattattaaacttgacctccattttgtcatcagtaacaacatataaaaatttcaaaagctttggttgaatggttcatgagaaaatgcatggacacgacttgaaacaccatttttcaatctttcaagaaccataactcctgaacggtataattcaaaatcgtctttattgaacttgacctctattttgtcatcagtaacaacatattaaaatttgggaagctttggtagaacagttcatacataaatgcacggacacgactggaaactccatttttcaatctttcaagaaccataactcctgaacggtaaaagtcaaaatcgtctttattaAACATGACCTCCATTtggtcatcagtaacaacatattaaaatttgggaagctttagtagaacagttcatgcttaaatgcacggacacaactggaaactgcatttttcaatctttcaagaaccataactcctgaacggtaaaagtcaaaatcgccattattgaacttgaccttcatttagttgtcagtaacaacatattaaaattttaaaagctttgattgaacggttcatgagttaatgaacggacaacatttgattgccgcccgcccgcccgcccgcccgcccgcccgactgcccgaccgcccgcccgcccgcccgcccgccgtacatccccaaatcaataaccgacatttttgtcacaaaaatccggttaaaaatgattTAGGTTAGAATTTGCCTAGGTTTAGGACAAAGGTCATGTAAGGCAAGGTTTAAAGAAAATGTCCTGTTTTGACAAAGTTTAGAGCTAAAGTATAGTCATAGAATGACAATTATTATGTATTCGTGCTAAtgcatccttggctttcaaataatcAAATTTGAGATGAAGACAAATTCAGAAAGGTGCTTTGAATGCATGAAAATTATCACATgttattttcgttttttataaGTAATTTTTATCCTAAAAAAGAGGATTTTCCCCTTCAGTTTGTAACTTGAtctgttttctcttaatcgatttatgacttttgaacaggggtataatactgttgcctttatgtatgcTATACCAAATGGATATTAAACTATCATAAGTTGATGAAAATACTATTGGCAAAATAAGACTGAGCAAAACGAAACAATCAAATACTGGAGGCAATGTGTAAGAAAGATTCCATTAGGTGTTGAATTCCTCATATTGACTATTACACATGACTCATCAAACAGATTAGAGTGATACCTTCCAACAAGATAAGGGTGCTCCctttgattaaatatttgttaaatttgtacAAACACACTATAATTAATCAGAGGAATCTGGGCATACAAAGCCCACCATTTAAATCCTTTGTTTACAGAACAAATTTATTACCTACATACATGTCTGTATCATAAGGCAGGTTTAGACCACAGTTCAGAAGGAACCCAAATTGATCTTTCTAACCTTATACATTAATGACATACCAAGAACGATGATTTATTACTAATGGCAGTTGTGACTATGAAGAATGAAAATATTTGGATCTCTAGCTACACTTATAAATGTATGTGGCTCTATGAAGTGTTACCACCAACCCAGCAGTTAATACTCCTTTGTTGATTGAATGCTGACAGGAAATATCATTGATGATATCATTTTCATGATTAAGATATCAAcccaatgttgactgctgtacccttatttttgacatatttacttattatgtctgttagttttgttcacacatctttgtcattataatggagttttatgcaactgtcataccagtgagaggtttagctagctataacacaAGATTTAATACactattttttacataagaaaatgcctgtaccaaataaggaatatgacagttgatatctattcttttgatgtgtttgagcttttgagtttgccatttgttAAGAACTTTCATTTTATAATTGCCTCAGAGTtatatttgacttttattcaaattattaaaaacaatatagGTTTTCTACCAAATGCATTCAGAGTCTTGGTTAGATTTGGCAGATTTTTTTGGTCTTCAATCTTCAACTTCATAACCCATGTTGCTTTCAGTCTACTCTGATTTGAGTGCCAATAATGAATTGAATATAGATGAATGTTCATTcagtgttatttaaaaataatatgccTGGTAAGAGTTTTGTTACCTTAAATAAAATAGAAACTCAAATCTTTGTATGAATTAACTTTTTGTCTGAATACAGATATGTCTATTAATGAGCACATTTATATTATCATGAATTATATAGAAActatcaaatattgttttgtgTTGACATTAACACCTGACCAATTTCATGTAATATTTCTATGGGAAAAACATAAAACACAAGactaaagttaaaaaaacattatcTTGAAATTGTTGCTGTataacttttcaatttatttcaaaagtgtttttcCTTTAATCTTGTGTgacaaatgtttttttgtaagCAACATATTTTCCCAGCCCATAGTTTGCAAGTATGCTAAATTGACCCTTTTGTCATGCTTTCTCAAGCTCAAGATATGAACATGATATTGAGACAAATATTTGACTGCACAATAAGCTTAACAAATTACTAAAAATATCTAAATCTCCTTAGAAACATGTCGATATGAACATGTGCTTTATCATTCTACCTCCTTTTGGCTTAGCGtggaaaatacaaatattaaccTCTGTACCCTGTATAAGCCCTGAAATATCAACAACATCTTGCAACTGCTACCAGACTGCACAATTGGCTTATAAATGACATCAATATTTGAATCTCCATGTACATGATTTATCTGACTTTGTGCTTTATCACCATAGTTTGTTTAATAAATGTTGATATAATTTGATTGTTTACATTAACTTACATTAAACGAACATTGATTGGAAGATCTCAATGTCATATAGGCCCAGATTTGGTTTAATAAGAGAATAAAATCTATATGAAGACTTGTGAAAAAGTTTATTGAAGTTTTTTCATCACTAGCTATTGTCAATAAACTATTCTTTGATCAAAACAAGTACTTGAATAAGTGTTCACATATAGAAGTCAGAGGGTACACAGTTTAGAAGGTTCAACCTGCTTATGTTTAACTTAAGAATTATTTTCATAAAGTATTTTTTGTCCCATTGATATTTTGTAACTCCTCTTTTCTGTTTGTTGTTCccttatatttgtgttaactgtATTTCAATATACCAAATCTCTCTTTTTCTACAACTTTTTTACCTCATCCATTCATATGACTTCATTCCTTTCATTTGTGACTATTCAAGTATATGTTTTTTCCActcaattttaagataaaaaattgtgttttacctagatatttttagataataaactttttttaatgtGTCAGCACATTTCCGTTCCCAAACAGATATATTTCCCTAAAGAGCAATCCAAAAGGAAACCATACACAATCAAACACACTGGATAAATCCTTAGCAAAGCTATGATGTGATCCTTTTTCCATCCCTTCCAATCTAGCATTTGTTTTAATACTGGCATGTCTATATATAAGCACACAGGTCGAAATAcacagctgtttttttttttgtaattttatgtcACAATATGTAAATGCTGTATATGATATATGTATTTTTGAATATTTCCAGATACCATTACCATCATTTACCAAGATGAAGGAACATTATCCAGGCTACAAACATGCAGGAGGTAGATACCACAACAATCATCTCATCGACATGATTGGATGTAAGCGTAAATTGTTATTACATGATACAAGTGCACTGAGACTATCATATTCCTTCAATAAAGTCGGTGGTGAACATTCATTAGGACATGACTTAATTCATTTATCTAGGAATGGAATAGACAGTGTAGTAGGCACTGATGGACTACAATATATTTACCACCCTATAGCATATGGACCTTTCCTAGCGGACAAATATGGCTATCCAACCATTTCAAAATTACACCAGTTTGATCCTGTCAGCACAAAGAAGAACTTTTGGGGGAAGCAAGGAATACTTAGAGTGATAACATATCGTAAAATTAAAAacttgccagttggacatgttgCATTGTGGGACTGTGATCATTTTCATGAAACAAAAGATTGGATTTCAGGGCATAGTTTGATAACAGTTGAATTCTGGGAGTCTCCAGGTAAGACTCAAGCTTTTCTGCATTGTAGTTCTTTAAATCAAGGAAAGTAACAGAACTTGTAGGATATTAAAAGTATAGTTTACATATAGACAATGGTTTAGtaatttaaaagtaattataacAACTCAGTTACAAAGATCAGAACacaatttaaatgaaatgaaatgacaaCAGTCTTCAACATCAATATACAGATAAATTACCTACAAAGATGAACTGAATGAAAGTGTTAAGAGTAAGGAAAACACCTTTAAACCAggatttttattgaaatttttaccATGAATAAATAAGTCAAGATACCACCACAAATATGAACAAATCAAGATGCTAATgttttggtaaataaaaaaaaaagcttatgGTAATTACCAGTACAAACAAAATCATATCATGCAATTAAGGAATTacttacttttatttaaaaataagataaagcaaatgatttgaaatattttcattgtaatgttctttctttataaaataaataatctgtcatagaactaAATGTATCAATTCTTTCTTACAGATTCCAATTGTTCCAGTTCTACAACTAGATATCTTCATCAAATACCAGTTAAACATATCAAACAAGCACCAACACCACCATTAACTAGTGTGAATCATCAAATTCCACCCAATCGACTTCTTGGACAATCAAACCATCCACTTCCAGCAACATCAGAACATTCATCATTGAAAAACAATCCGCCTTTCAACCAGGGTAACCAAGCTCTTGCTCCAAATTCACAAATAGATTTGAAAACATTAATGAAAGATAAAACTTTTCGAAGGAAGTTCATTAAAAAGTATTATGTAAGTAATGGGCATTTACGTCATGCAAAACATAGAGGACTGTCATTGTCTAAAGAACAACTATCATAATCCAGACTATACTAACTGCTTTTTTTTTCTTGGGAAAGCAGAACTTGTGAGCATTTACATACATAATTGTCATTTAAACCAATACAATTTATGTGAAGATAACATTGACAACGAATTTCATCAACTTCAACCatgctcaatctagtttatggcCAGTTAAGTTCCAGTCACTGATATAGTTTATCTACAAACT carries:
- the LOC139521869 gene encoding uncharacterized protein; protein product: MKSDIVSACLLLLGMASCVRALIPLPSFTKMKEHYPGYKHAGGRYHNNHLIDMIGCKRKLLLHDTSALRLSYSFNKVGGEHSLGHDLIHLSRNGIDSVVGTDGLQYIYHPIAYGPFLADKYGYPTISKLHQFDPVSTKKNFWGKQGILRVITYRKIKNLPVGHVALWDCDHFHETKDWISGHSLITVEFWESPDSNCSSSTTRYLHQIPVKHIKQAPTPPLTSVNHQIPPNRLLGQSNHPLPATSEHSSLKNNPPFNQGNQALAPNSQIDLKTLMKDKTFRRKFIKKYYVSNGHLRHAKHRGLSLSKEQLS